From a single Shewanella denitrificans OS217 genomic region:
- a CDS encoding DUF3369 domain-containing protein: MLFAHSKTKSTAPLTPQGTSELTQKNWKLLIVDDEPDVHAVTKLALARFKLDDRALTFLSAFSAAQAKEILKHETDIAVAFIDVVMESDHAGLALVKWIREELGNKTMRLILRTGQPGQAPEEYVIMNYDINDYKAKAELDSRKLMTSVYSSLRSYRDIVEIERARAQQVLHRQGLERVLDATSGLFKMRTLHKFANGLLNQIAGLLKLKSETLLLSYSGIDAISGHMQPAKIEVLAGTGNFKQCRGEDVPLTVLALLKKSIESKSCLYEGDCFVGYFPTKDRHWINLLYMEGLDNIDELDKQLIEIFAVNVAVAFENLLLSQEVEDTQSELILRLGDVVESRSKEAANHVVRMAEYCYELALLIGLGESKADLLKRAAPMHDIGKIAIPDAVLLKPGKLDGDEWHIMRQHPKIGHQILASSERPILKAAAIISLQHHEKYDGTGYPEGLAGVNIHIFARIVAIADVFDALTHKRCYKEAWPLEQVLAEMQRGTAKHFDPEILSVFIEHVDKFVAIKNSFQDSFSLP, from the coding sequence ATGTTGTTTGCTCATTCAAAAACAAAATCGACAGCACCATTAACACCTCAGGGAACGAGTGAATTAACACAAAAAAATTGGAAATTGCTCATTGTGGACGATGAGCCCGATGTCCATGCTGTCACTAAACTTGCCTTGGCGCGTTTTAAATTAGACGATCGCGCCCTCACCTTTTTAAGTGCGTTTAGCGCCGCCCAAGCGAAAGAAATACTTAAGCATGAAACAGACATCGCGGTGGCCTTCATCGATGTGGTGATGGAAAGTGATCACGCGGGCTTAGCGCTAGTGAAATGGATCCGAGAAGAACTGGGCAATAAAACCATGCGCCTTATCTTGCGAACCGGTCAGCCAGGCCAAGCGCCCGAAGAATATGTCATCATGAATTATGACATTAACGACTATAAAGCAAAGGCTGAACTGGATTCACGTAAATTAATGACCAGCGTCTACTCTTCCCTGCGTTCATACCGTGACATAGTGGAAATAGAGCGTGCTCGTGCCCAGCAAGTACTGCACCGTCAAGGATTAGAGCGAGTATTAGATGCTACCTCTGGCTTATTTAAAATGCGCACCTTGCACAAATTTGCCAATGGTTTACTCAATCAAATAGCGGGTTTGCTTAAGCTTAAATCGGAAACCTTGCTGCTCAGTTACAGTGGCATTGATGCCATCAGCGGCCACATGCAACCGGCAAAAATAGAAGTACTGGCTGGCACAGGTAATTTTAAACAATGCCGAGGCGAAGATGTGCCATTAACTGTACTGGCGCTGCTGAAAAAATCCATTGAGAGCAAAAGTTGCTTATATGAGGGTGACTGTTTTGTTGGTTACTTCCCCACAAAAGACCGTCACTGGATTAACCTGCTCTATATGGAAGGTTTAGATAATATCGATGAATTAGATAAGCAATTAATTGAGATTTTTGCTGTTAATGTTGCCGTCGCCTTCGAAAATCTGCTGTTGAGTCAAGAGGTGGAGGATACCCAATCCGAGCTTATTTTACGCTTAGGTGATGTGGTTGAGAGCCGCTCTAAAGAAGCGGCAAATCATGTGGTGAGGATGGCAGAATATTGTTATGAACTGGCCTTACTCATTGGTTTAGGTGAATCTAAAGCCGATCTATTAAAGCGAGCGGCGCCTATGCATGACATAGGTAAAATCGCTATTCCCGATGCCGTGCTACTGAAACCCGGTAAACTCGACGGGGATGAATGGCACATCATGCGCCAACATCCCAAGATAGGGCATCAAATTCTTGCCAGTTCTGAGCGTCCCATACTCAAAGCCGCGGCAATTATTTCATTACAACACCATGAGAAATATGATGGCACAGGTTACCCAGAAGGCTTAGCAGGGGTGAATATTCACATTTTTGCGCGCATTGTGGCTATTGCTGATGTATTCGATGCCCTCACCCATAAACGTTGCTACAAAGAAGCCTGGCCGTTAGAGCAAGTGCTGGCGGAAATGCAACGGGGAACGGCTAAGCATTTTGACCCTGAAATCCTCAGTGTGTTTATCGAGCATGTGGATAAATTTGTGGCGATTAAAAACAGCTTCCAAGACAGCTTTTCACTGCCATAG
- a CDS encoding tyrosine-type recombinase/integrase gives MTTASQPQYPPVIPLFDAPEFIIQGNPVVNQYITRISLNSVSDAGLVVEHAADWLFEQKASENNYKAYRSELTTFLHWCFDVACLSAANVSRKDMSRYVDYCQNPPISLIGYFNVPQFCAPKSTNASGSDERFPNPKWRPFVGKKHLGECQPYRLSDNALKTKLAILSSFYGYLISEEYNERNPAQLWLNHSRFAIARKFTINEDDNNQAFTELQWSYVISTAKRLAEKDPQTHRRSLFLLYLLYGCYLRISEVSARAGYSPVMSQFKQDRQTGIWYFHVPISKSGKPRNIAISKALLAALIEYRRFLGLTDYPSADENHPIFIRHRAAGHGRDTGIVNANLGIRQIRDQIDTLIQLAAQTALDHGLEHDASAMRKMTAHNIRHTGITHDINLNRRPLSHVQADAGHESIDTTSQYLHTNQTERHQSAFEKPLDHLADID, from the coding sequence GTGACGACAGCTTCCCAACCCCAATATCCTCCGGTTATTCCACTATTTGATGCCCCTGAGTTTATCATTCAAGGTAATCCTGTTGTTAATCAGTATATTACTCGAATAAGCCTAAATTCAGTCAGCGATGCAGGTCTCGTAGTTGAGCACGCCGCCGACTGGCTATTTGAGCAAAAAGCCAGTGAAAACAACTATAAAGCTTATCGCAGTGAGCTCACGACATTCTTACATTGGTGTTTCGATGTGGCGTGTTTATCTGCGGCGAATGTCAGCCGAAAAGACATGAGCCGCTACGTGGATTACTGCCAAAACCCACCAATAAGCTTAATCGGCTATTTTAATGTGCCGCAGTTTTGTGCGCCCAAATCCACAAACGCGAGTGGCAGTGATGAACGTTTTCCCAATCCTAAGTGGCGACCCTTTGTGGGCAAGAAACACTTAGGGGAATGTCAGCCGTATCGCTTAAGTGACAACGCATTGAAAACAAAACTGGCGATTTTGTCATCCTTCTATGGTTATTTAATCAGTGAAGAATACAACGAGCGCAATCCGGCCCAGTTATGGCTTAATCACAGTCGCTTTGCCATAGCCCGCAAATTCACCATTAATGAAGATGACAATAACCAAGCCTTCACTGAGCTGCAGTGGTCCTACGTGATTAGTACGGCCAAACGCTTAGCAGAAAAGGATCCGCAAACACACCGGCGCAGTCTGTTTTTACTCTACTTATTGTACGGCTGTTACTTACGTATTTCCGAGGTTAGCGCCCGTGCTGGCTATTCACCGGTCATGAGCCAGTTTAAGCAGGACAGGCAAACCGGTATTTGGTACTTTCATGTGCCTATCTCTAAAAGCGGCAAACCCCGCAATATCGCCATATCAAAAGCCTTGCTGGCAGCCTTGATTGAATATCGACGTTTTTTAGGGTTAACGGATTATCCCAGCGCCGATGAAAATCATCCGATATTTATCCGGCACCGCGCCGCAGGCCATGGACGCGACACAGGTATAGTCAATGCCAATCTTGGCATCCGTCAAATCCGTGATCAGATAGACACGCTCATTCAACTGGCGGCGCAAACCGCCTTAGATCATGGTCTAGAACATGATGCCAGTGCCATGAGAAAAATGACTGCCCATAATATTCGTCATACCGGTATCACCCACGACATCAACTTGAACCGCAGACCTTTGTCACACGTACAAGCCGACGCAGGCCATGAAAGCATAGACACCACATCCCAATATTTACACACCAACCAAACCGAACGGCACCAGAGTGCCTTTGAAAAGCCCTTGGATCACTTAGCTGACATTGACTAG
- a CDS encoding LysM peptidoglycan-binding domain-containing protein yields MRASIHCIAACAILLSACQASNHKTGSSLGSASSKGAKAPVSLDQKASKSVNGNPQDVVYVWDRIRLSMAMPIPNQALVNQYRDWFIRHPQHLELISQRARPFLYLIVEELEKRDLPIELALLPIVESSFNPLAYSSAAASGLWQFTSPMASHFGLDMNWWYDGRRDVPAATIAALDMLAYLYKKTDNWLYALAAYNCGEGRLRNAIRENESRGLSTDFWSLNLPKETRQYVPQLLALADVVKKADEYGINLNQIPNRPLVEVIDVGSQIDLAVAAELAQMPIERLQKLNPGFNRWTTSPDGPHQLIIPVGKANGFKQALAETKVSDRVQWFKYKIRAGDNISAIAKRHQTSTSLIQSMNDIQGDRIIAGNFLYMPNPATQMSAALVSLAKDSASQEVKAAPEFINNSQQTDLTKALASKSVQQSKSAEKTVNHTVKYGDTLWSLARAYQVSVEQIVSWNNMTDKDKLSEGKTLKLLTNVRRFSS; encoded by the coding sequence TTGAGAGCATCAATTCACTGTATCGCAGCCTGTGCAATCTTGCTTAGTGCTTGCCAAGCCAGTAATCATAAAACTGGCTCCTCTCTAGGGTCTGCTAGCAGCAAGGGGGCAAAAGCCCCTGTATCGTTAGATCAAAAAGCCAGCAAAAGTGTGAATGGCAATCCTCAAGATGTGGTCTATGTGTGGGATCGTATTCGCCTTTCTATGGCCATGCCGATTCCAAATCAAGCATTGGTTAATCAATACCGAGATTGGTTTATTCGTCATCCCCAGCATCTGGAATTGATATCACAACGAGCTAGGCCCTTCTTATATTTAATTGTAGAAGAGCTTGAAAAGCGTGATTTACCTATTGAGTTGGCACTCTTGCCTATTGTAGAAAGCTCTTTTAATCCATTAGCGTATTCTAGCGCAGCAGCATCTGGACTTTGGCAATTTACCTCTCCCATGGCAAGTCATTTTGGTCTCGACATGAATTGGTGGTATGACGGAAGACGCGACGTACCTGCTGCAACCATTGCCGCGTTAGATATGCTGGCGTACTTATATAAAAAAACCGATAACTGGTTATATGCGTTAGCGGCCTACAATTGCGGTGAAGGTCGACTGCGTAATGCCATTAGAGAAAACGAATCACGTGGGCTTAGCACTGATTTTTGGTCACTCAATTTACCAAAAGAAACCAGACAATACGTACCGCAACTCTTGGCATTGGCCGATGTTGTTAAAAAGGCGGACGAATACGGAATTAACCTCAATCAAATTCCCAATCGACCTTTGGTTGAAGTCATAGATGTTGGCAGTCAAATTGATTTAGCCGTGGCTGCAGAGCTTGCGCAAATGCCCATTGAACGACTGCAAAAACTTAATCCTGGATTTAATCGCTGGACAACCTCCCCAGACGGGCCGCACCAATTGATCATACCCGTAGGTAAAGCCAATGGCTTTAAACAAGCACTAGCAGAAACCAAAGTAAGCGACAGAGTACAATGGTTTAAATATAAGATCAGGGCAGGGGACAATATCAGTGCCATTGCTAAGCGTCATCAAACCAGTACCTCGTTAATCCAATCCATGAATGACATTCAAGGTGATAGGATAATTGCGGGAAACTTCTTATATATGCCAAATCCTGCGACTCAAATGTCGGCGGCTTTGGTTTCACTTGCTAAAGATTCGGCAAGTCAGGAGGTAAAAGCGGCTCCTGAGTTCATCAACAATTCGCAGCAAACTGACTTAACCAAGGCGTTAGCTAGCAAGTCTGTGCAGCAAAGCAAAAGTGCGGAAAAAACCGTAAACCATACCGTTAAGTACGGCGATACACTGTGGAGCTTAGCAAGGGCCTACCAGGTGAGTGTTGAGCAGATTGTTAGCTGGAATAATATGACTGACAAGGACAAATTGAGCGAAGGAAAAACCCTAAAACTGCTCACCAATGTCAGGCGATTTTCATCTTGA
- a CDS encoding RES family NAD+ phosphorylase, producing the protein MHNGVETCPPDGQKCYRLVPSHFPPINLFEEVADPNDLALVFAIEALTNDRLRDEVGDLALVPLEERISGDGTSPVMAAFTHIGTPSRFTDGTEFGIYYAAKSLNTAFCETIYHREQFLLATNEPDTELTMRCYINQVALPLHDIRGSDFHHLQGEDYSASQQFAKSMREAGSHGLAYLSVRDAGGECIAAFKPKAVTIPVQGGHYKYIWNGKKQKIEHILQVNLIK; encoded by the coding sequence ATGCACAACGGGGTTGAAACTTGTCCGCCAGATGGCCAAAAATGCTACCGCTTAGTGCCGAGTCACTTCCCACCCATTAATTTATTTGAAGAAGTCGCAGATCCCAATGACTTAGCACTCGTCTTTGCCATTGAAGCGCTCACCAACGACAGGTTGCGTGATGAGGTAGGAGATTTGGCATTGGTGCCATTGGAAGAGCGTATTTCAGGGGACGGCACTTCTCCTGTGATGGCGGCCTTCACACACATAGGCACACCAAGCCGCTTTACTGATGGCACAGAATTTGGCATCTATTATGCGGCAAAAAGCTTAAATACAGCCTTTTGTGAAACCATTTATCACAGAGAGCAATTTTTACTGGCCACCAATGAGCCTGATACCGAGCTCACCATGCGCTGTTACATTAATCAGGTTGCACTGCCGCTACATGATATACGGGGGTCAGACTTTCACCACTTACAGGGTGAAGATTATAGCGCGTCACAGCAATTTGCGAAAAGTATGAGGGAGGCTGGCAGTCATGGTCTGGCATATTTAAGCGTGCGAGATGCGGGGGGCGAATGCATAGCAGCCTTTAAACCCAAGGCTGTCACCATTCCAGTTCAAGGGGGTCATTACAAGTACATCTGGAATGGTAAAAAACAGAAAATTGAACATATTTTACAAGTGAATTTGATCAAGTGA
- a CDS encoding MbcA/ParS/Xre antitoxin family protein, whose protein sequence is MSANVQAVLQQNPAKTAQVALEVFFNIMTAWQVKGKDQMILLGKPAESTFYNWKKGKVSSLSPDTLERISYVMGIYKALGSLLPSRAQADAWLHKPNKVFNDQTALAFMLKGSMINLSDMRRYLDAQRG, encoded by the coding sequence ATGTCTGCAAATGTGCAAGCTGTATTACAGCAAAACCCAGCAAAAACAGCGCAAGTGGCGCTGGAAGTGTTTTTTAATATCATGACGGCGTGGCAGGTGAAGGGTAAAGATCAAATGATACTCTTGGGCAAACCTGCCGAATCCACCTTTTATAATTGGAAAAAAGGCAAAGTCTCGTCATTATCTCCCGATACCTTAGAGCGTATTTCTTATGTGATGGGCATCTATAAGGCGCTGGGAAGCTTGCTCCCATCCAGAGCTCAAGCAGACGCCTGGTTACACAAACCCAATAAAGTGTTCAATGATCAAACGGCCTTGGCGTTTATGCTCAAAGGCAGCATGATCAATTTAAGTGATATGAGAAGGTACTTAGATGCACAACGGGGTTGA
- a CDS encoding EAL domain-containing protein, with protein sequence MGLSRSVQLMLFIVFTVLLGCSYLSAQQQINLSSKQAVNQAAKNIAKFRDWQSDGKSLYQALSQDDSFQFFQFIHGTDGSLNFTHGSLAENQENVIGNMFSLDLDSTAEFPQARLQIRLDKNKVLAAEFNGLSHFIVFILLAYLVLSLMFAVFMRLHKQRIVYAAECIKHMSELSFDAIETSRLTGSLIPIGDALEYCRAGLKLSLDKVKRENEALTKAAYQDPLTGFATRQRFTQHLDVIANLHQEKSGLFAMIKATELGNINQLFGRSAGDDYLAKVATCIRKAAQDYTQFDIYRISSGDFAVIFPDIPLKESAKFIDNLKLHLDEYGQSTNVDAVAHAGVIPYQGQTKAAALLSLADTAVSIAQTLGPNRSHIIEKQDEQQNSGDHHWRNTINELIQKKSIIFHQQPIQPSQHNVEVYRELLTRFMNAQGDVLPTTSVIAMAERYGLHTELDSMIVNQVLKLLSKNPSITGKFGVNISASSILQDSFVFWLRDILSKHAQLASRIIFEVNEVGMQTNLAASQRFVSEMHKVGSKVAVERFGLGFTSFKFFREVRPDYIKLDSSYSDGIEQDNNNRFFIRMIVDIAKRISIKVIATGVERQDEKLTLEKLLLDGLQGYYIAKPEKIITP encoded by the coding sequence ATGGGTCTTTCTCGTTCCGTTCAGCTTATGCTATTCATCGTATTTACCGTCTTGCTCGGCTGTAGCTATTTAAGCGCGCAGCAGCAAATTAATCTGAGTTCTAAACAAGCGGTAAACCAAGCTGCAAAAAATATTGCAAAATTTCGTGATTGGCAAAGCGATGGTAAAAGCCTCTATCAGGCATTAAGTCAGGATGATTCATTTCAATTTTTTCAATTCATTCATGGGACCGATGGCAGCCTCAATTTTACCCACGGCAGTTTGGCGGAAAACCAAGAAAACGTTATCGGTAACATGTTTTCCTTAGACTTAGACAGCACCGCTGAGTTTCCACAGGCTAGGCTGCAGATTAGGTTAGATAAAAATAAAGTCTTGGCGGCAGAATTCAATGGCCTGAGTCATTTTATCGTGTTCATATTATTGGCGTACCTTGTATTAAGCCTGATGTTTGCTGTATTTATGCGCCTTCATAAACAGCGCATCGTCTACGCCGCTGAGTGTATAAAGCACATGTCAGAGCTTTCGTTTGATGCCATAGAAACCTCAAGGCTCACAGGGTCACTCATCCCTATTGGTGATGCGTTGGAATATTGCCGCGCCGGGCTCAAACTAAGTCTTGATAAAGTGAAGCGAGAAAATGAAGCCCTCACTAAAGCGGCCTATCAAGATCCGCTAACAGGATTTGCAACTCGGCAACGTTTCACTCAGCATTTGGATGTAATTGCAAACCTGCACCAAGAGAAAAGTGGTCTTTTTGCCATGATAAAGGCAACCGAACTTGGCAACATTAATCAACTTTTTGGCCGCAGTGCCGGAGATGATTATTTAGCTAAGGTCGCAACTTGCATTCGTAAAGCAGCCCAAGATTACACCCAGTTTGATATTTATCGTATTTCCAGTGGTGACTTCGCGGTCATTTTTCCCGATATTCCTTTAAAAGAAAGCGCTAAATTTATCGATAATTTAAAGCTACATTTAGACGAATACGGTCAGAGTACCAATGTCGATGCTGTCGCCCACGCAGGCGTCATACCCTATCAAGGCCAAACTAAGGCCGCCGCACTGTTATCCCTTGCCGATACCGCCGTGAGTATTGCTCAGACGTTAGGGCCTAACCGTTCCCATATCATTGAAAAACAAGATGAGCAACAAAATTCCGGCGATCATCACTGGCGCAATACCATTAATGAACTTATCCAGAAAAAAAGCATTATTTTTCATCAGCAGCCCATTCAACCCAGTCAGCATAATGTTGAAGTCTACCGAGAATTATTGACCCGTTTCATGAATGCCCAAGGTGACGTATTGCCAACCACTAGCGTCATCGCCATGGCGGAACGCTATGGACTGCATACCGAACTGGATTCCATGATAGTCAACCAAGTACTGAAATTGTTGAGCAAAAATCCAAGTATCACCGGTAAATTTGGGGTAAACATCAGCGCATCATCCATTTTACAAGACAGTTTTGTCTTCTGGTTAAGGGACATTTTATCTAAACATGCACAATTGGCGTCGCGGATCATTTTTGAAGTCAATGAAGTCGGCATGCAAACCAACCTTGCCGCCAGCCAACGCTTTGTCAGCGAGATGCACAAAGTCGGCAGTAAAGTCGCCGTTGAGCGTTTTGGTTTGGGCTTTACTTCCTTCAAATTTTTCCGCGAAGTGCGTCCTGATTACATTAAACTCGACAGCAGCTACAGCGATGGCATAGAACAAGACAATAACAATCGCTTTTTTATCCGTATGATTGTCGATATTGCCAAACGGATAAGTATCAAGGTCATCGCCACTGGCGTTGAGAGGCAAGATGAAAAGCTCACCTTAGAAAAATTGTTACTGGATGGACTACAGGGCTATTACATCGCCAAACCAGAGAAGATAATCACCCCATAG
- the rsxA gene encoding electron transport complex subunit RsxA → MTEYLLLLIGTVLVNNFVLVKFLGLCPFMGVSSKLASAIGMSMATTFVLTLASVLSFLTNEFLLQPFSLEYLRTMSFILVIAVVVQFTEMLVQKTSASLHRALGIYLPLITTNCAVLGVALLNINEDHNFIESAIYGFGAAVGFSMVLILFSAMRERLAAADVPLPFRGGAIAMITAGLMSLAFMGFAGLIK, encoded by the coding sequence ATGACAGAGTATCTCCTGTTGTTGATTGGCACTGTGCTAGTGAACAACTTCGTATTAGTTAAATTCTTAGGTTTATGTCCCTTTATGGGGGTGTCGAGCAAGTTGGCTTCCGCCATCGGCATGTCTATGGCAACCACCTTCGTATTGACCTTAGCCTCAGTGCTCAGCTTCCTCACTAATGAGTTTCTACTGCAGCCTTTTTCGCTGGAATACCTGCGCACCATGAGCTTTATTCTGGTGATTGCTGTGGTGGTGCAATTTACTGAAATGCTAGTACAAAAAACCAGTGCCAGTTTGCATCGCGCCTTAGGGATTTACTTACCGCTTATTACCACCAATTGCGCCGTGTTAGGTGTGGCTTTACTCAATATCAATGAAGATCATAATTTTATTGAGTCTGCCATTTATGGTTTTGGTGCGGCGGTGGGCTTTTCTATGGTGCTCATTTTATTTTCCGCCATGCGTGAACGCTTAGCGGCGGCCGATGTACCACTGCCTTTTCGCGGTGGCGCCATTGCTATGATAACAGCGGGACTTATGTCATTAGCCTTTATGGGATTTGCGGGGCTGATTAAATAA
- the rsxB gene encoding electron transport complex subunit RsxB has product MVEVFIAIGLLSLLGLIFGAILGIAAIKFKVEGNPIVEQVEALLPQTQCGQCGYPGCRPYAEAIAAGDKVNKCPPGGTATMEKLAQLMGVEPLPLDQEQQDTVKKVAYIREDECIGCTKCIQACPVDAILGAGKLMHTVIAADCTGCDLCVEPCPVDCIDMLPVETNLKNWDWKLNAIAVTVIDPVPLMTQAQDNADNTQGDKQC; this is encoded by the coding sequence ATGGTTGAAGTCTTCATTGCTATTGGGCTTCTCAGCCTTTTAGGGTTAATTTTCGGCGCGATACTCGGCATTGCTGCAATCAAATTTAAGGTTGAAGGCAACCCCATAGTCGAGCAAGTGGAAGCATTATTACCCCAAACCCAGTGCGGCCAATGCGGCTACCCAGGTTGCCGTCCTTACGCTGAGGCCATCGCCGCTGGAGATAAGGTCAACAAGTGCCCTCCTGGGGGCACAGCGACCATGGAGAAGCTAGCGCAACTTATGGGCGTTGAGCCGCTGCCACTTGATCAAGAACAACAAGATACGGTCAAAAAAGTCGCCTACATACGTGAAGACGAATGCATAGGCTGCACTAAATGCATTCAGGCTTGCCCTGTGGACGCCATATTAGGCGCAGGTAAACTGATGCATACGGTTATTGCTGCAGATTGCACCGGTTGCGATCTGTGCGTCGAGCCTTGTCCTGTGGATTGCATCGACATGTTACCGGTTGAAACCAACCTTAAAAATTGGGATTGGAAACTCAATGCCATTGCCGTCACTGTGATTGACCCTGTCCCTTTGATGACGCAAGCACAAGATAACGCAGATAATACGCAAGGGGATAAGCAGTGTTAA
- the rsxC gene encoding electron transport complex subunit RsxC: MLTLLEQLDKGTLWHSPGGIHPPELKHLSNQTPAAKLPLAPQYIVPVPQVGEQAILLVNVGDKVLKGQVLTQGKGFSYLPVHAPTSGEVIAVETRPSNHASSLPVMSCIIRPDGNDTWTELTPATFTELSNSQILARIKDAGIAGMGGAAFPSHIKLNPASEIDLVIINGVECEPYITADDCLMREYNEQIIEGIAIIHALLTPERIIIAIEDNKPQAASAMKAAIGQAETCGLLVPGCVRVTQIPTKYPSGGEKQLIQIITGKEVPSGTIPAQLGIVVHNVGTAFAIKQAVLDGKPLVERLVTITGERVARPGNYWLAIGMPIDAALEKTGFNPQLQQKVIVGGPMMGYSLPNLAVPVLKGTNCLLAPSDNEIAADAEEKACIRCGECAVACPALLLPQQLFWHAKAEEYDKAASFNLKDCIECGCCSYVCPSDIPLVEYYRVAKSAIRLETEEKLQAEKAKQRFETRLQRLEDEKLAREAKAKEAADKRKAAMKSSDKNAVAEAMARIAAKKAAQTAMASGESSVVDTASAPKASSTDKQSAVAAAIARAKAKKAALAGLDATTSEAPATLDATRAEPTELDDKKAKVAAAVARAKAKKAALAANSNDAAPDSSSTGSTSVDISTEENEATIKAEPVVAEVDDKKAKVAAAVARAKAKKAALAAKSDENPAAESINSETLDSQAPVTEIGVAEAAITPADDKKAKIAAAVAKAKAKAAQKRAEQEQQED, translated from the coding sequence GTGTTAACCCTATTGGAACAATTAGATAAAGGCACGCTGTGGCACTCTCCTGGTGGTATTCATCCGCCAGAGCTTAAGCATTTATCGAATCAAACTCCTGCAGCCAAGTTACCCTTAGCGCCTCAGTACATAGTGCCCGTCCCTCAGGTGGGTGAGCAAGCCATCTTGTTGGTCAATGTGGGAGACAAGGTGCTTAAAGGGCAAGTACTGACCCAAGGCAAAGGCTTTAGTTATCTGCCGGTTCACGCCCCCACCTCTGGCGAGGTTATCGCCGTAGAAACACGGCCCAGCAACCACGCCTCTTCTTTGCCTGTAATGAGCTGCATCATACGCCCCGACGGTAATGATACCTGGACTGAGTTAACACCTGCGACGTTCACTGAGCTAAGCAACAGTCAAATTCTCGCCCGCATTAAGGATGCCGGGATTGCTGGAATGGGCGGCGCGGCATTTCCAAGCCATATTAAGTTAAACCCTGCCAGCGAAATCGATTTAGTGATAATCAATGGGGTTGAATGCGAGCCCTATATCACAGCTGATGATTGCCTGATGCGTGAATACAATGAGCAAATTATTGAAGGTATTGCCATTATTCATGCCTTATTGACGCCTGAGCGCATTATCATCGCCATCGAAGATAATAAGCCCCAAGCCGCCAGTGCCATGAAAGCTGCCATTGGCCAAGCTGAAACCTGTGGTTTGTTGGTGCCAGGCTGCGTGCGAGTGACTCAAATACCCACCAAATATCCATCCGGCGGCGAGAAACAGTTAATTCAGATTATCACAGGTAAAGAGGTGCCCAGTGGCACCATTCCTGCTCAGCTTGGCATAGTGGTGCACAACGTGGGTACCGCCTTTGCCATTAAACAGGCAGTACTCGATGGTAAACCCCTTGTAGAGCGGTTAGTCACTATCACGGGTGAGCGAGTCGCTCGACCTGGTAATTATTGGCTAGCCATAGGTATGCCAATAGATGCAGCCCTTGAAAAAACGGGCTTTAATCCTCAGTTGCAGCAAAAAGTCATTGTTGGCGGCCCTATGATGGGCTATTCACTGCCAAATTTAGCCGTCCCCGTGCTTAAAGGCACTAACTGCCTATTGGCCCCCAGTGATAATGAAATCGCTGCAGATGCCGAAGAAAAAGCCTGTATTCGCTGCGGTGAATGCGCTGTCGCCTGCCCTGCACTCTTGTTGCCCCAGCAATTATTTTGGCATGCTAAAGCCGAAGAATACGACAAAGCGGCCAGCTTTAATCTTAAAGATTGTATCGAGTGTGGCTGTTGCAGCTATGTGTGCCCAAGTGACATACCCTTAGTTGAATACTATCGAGTGGCAAAGTCTGCCATTCGCTTAGAGACCGAAGAAAAACTTCAGGCGGAGAAAGCCAAACAGCGCTTTGAAACTCGGCTGCAGCGACTCGAAGATGAGAAGCTTGCTCGGGAAGCCAAGGCAAAAGAAGCAGCAGACAAACGTAAGGCCGCCATGAAGAGCAGCGATAAAAATGCCGTCGCCGAAGCCATGGCTCGCATTGCCGCCAAAAAAGCCGCTCAAACGGCAATGGCTTCAGGCGAAAGTTCAGTAGTAGATACCGCTTCAGCGCCTAAGGCTAGCAGCACAGATAAACAATCGGCAGTCGCCGCGGCGATTGCCAGAGCCAAAGCAAAGAAAGCAGCACTGGCGGGTCTTGATGCAACCACCAGTGAAGCGCCAGCCACCCTTGATGCAACTCGCGCTGAGCCCACAGAACTTGATGACAAAAAAGCCAAGGTCGCAGCCGCTGTGGCTAGAGCCAAAGCAAAAAAAGCGGCGTTAGCGGCCAATTCCAATGACGCGGCTCCTGACTCCTCGAGTACTGGATCTACGAGTGTCGATATAAGTACTGAAGAAAATGAAGCCACTATAAAGGCTGAGCCAGTGGTAGCTGAAGTCGATGACAAAAAAGCTAAGGTTGCGGCAGCTGTAGCCAGAGCCAAGGCCAAAAAAGCCGCGTTAGCGGCCAAGTCCGATGAAAACCCAGCGGCTGAGTCCATTAACAGTGAAACGCTAGATTCTCAAGCTCCAGTTACAGAGATTGGGGTCGCTGAAGCTGCAATAACGCCAGCCGATGACAAGAAAGCTAAGATAGCGGCGGCGGTTGCAAAAGCGAAAGCTAAAGCGGCTCAAAAGCGCGCCGAACAAGAACAGCAAGAGGATTAA